In Corythoichthys intestinalis isolate RoL2023-P3 chromosome 4, ASM3026506v1, whole genome shotgun sequence, a genomic segment contains:
- the atp2c1 gene encoding calcium-transporting ATPase type 2C member 1 isoform X2 has translation MLKRRELLLSHRHEECGEDEMMVPVLSSKKASELPVNEVASALQANLQYGLSEQEVARRRLFHGWNEFDIGEDEPLWRKYISQFKDPLILLLLASAVISVLMRQFDDAISIAVAIVIVVTVAFVQEYRSEKSLQELGKLVPPQCHCVREGQLRHMLARELVPGDTVCLAVGERVPADLRLFEAADLSVDESSLTGETAPCAKSAARQPSAGEGDIASRANVAFMGTLVRCGKAKGVVIGTGENSEFGEVFKMMQAEEAPKTPLQKSMDLLGKQLSLYSFGIIGVIMLVGWLQGKRIMDMFTIGVSLAVAAIPEGLPIVVTVTLALGVMRMVKKRAIVKKLPIVETLSCCNVICSDKTGTLTKNEMTVTQMFTSDGLHAEVTGVGYDGGGEVLADGELVHGYSHPSLSKIAEVGRVCNDSIIRNGTVLGRPTEGALVALAMKMGLDGVEQEYVRVEELPFTSDKKWMAVRCVHRARQDQAGVFFVKGAHEQVIRLCASYNSRGAALPLNQQQIELYRQQIGYMGSAGLRVLAFASGDQMGALTFLGLVGIIDPPRSGVKEAVGTLLGSGVAVKMITGDSQETAASVAGRLGLSSKGGECLSGEEVDRLDLRQLSQIVPRISVFYRASPRHKLKIVKSLQNIGAVVAMTGDGVNDAVALKAADIGVAMGRTGTDVCKEAADMILVDDDFNTIMSAIEEGKGIYNNIKNFVRFQLSTSIAALTLISLATLMNFPNPLNAMQILWINIIMDGPPAQSLGVEPVDRAVILKPPRNVRDSIITRGLILKVLVSAFIIVCGTLFVFWRELQDNEITPRDTTMTFTCFVFFDMFNALSSRSQTRMVHELGLCSNRAFCVAVLASIMGQLLVIYFPPLQRVFQTESLSFFDLLFLLVLTSSVCVVSEAIKKAERWRSAPRRTPADCFHQV, from the exons CTTTCCCACAGACATGAGGAGTGCGGTGAAGATGAAATGATGGTTCCCGTGCTGAGTTCCAAAAAAGCCAGCGAGCTGCCCGTCAACGAGGTGGCGAGCGCTCTGCAG GCCAACCTCCAGTACGGGCTGAGCGAGCAGGAGGTCGCCCGACGGCGGCTCTTCCACGGCTGGAACGAATTTGACATCGGCGAGGACGAACCGCTATGGAGGAAGTACATCTCGCAG TTCAAAGATCCGCTGATCCTCCTCCTGCTGGCGTCGGCGGTCATCAGCGTCCTCATGCGGCAGTTTGACGACGCCATCAGCATCGCCGTG GCCATCGTCATCGTGGTCACCGTGGCCTTCGTCCAG GAGTATCGCTCGGAGAAGTCTCTACAGGAGCTGGGGAAACTGGTCCCGCCCCAGTGCCACTG CGTTCGCGAGGGGCAGCTGCGGCACATGCTGGCCAGGGAACTGGTCCCGGGCGACACCGTCTGCCTGGCGGTGGGCGAGCGCGTCCCGGCGGACCTGCGCCTTTTCGAG GCCGCCGACCTCTCTGTGGACGAGTCCAGTCTGACGGGCGAGACCGCGCCCTGCGCCAAATCCGCCGCGCGCCAGCCGTCCGCCGGCGAGGGGGACATCGCTTCCCGGGCCAACGTCGCCTTCATGGGAACGCTGGTGCGCTGCGGCAAAGCCAAG GGCGTCGTCATCGGAACCGGAGAGAACTCAGAGTTCGGGGAGGTCTTCAAGATGATGCAAGCCGAGGAG GCTCCCAAGACGCCGCTGCAGAAGAGCATGGACCTGCTGGGAAAGCAGCTCTCCCTCTATTCCTTCGGCATCATCG GCGTCATCATGCTGGTGGGCTGGCTGCAGGGCAAGCGGATCATGGACATGTTCACCATCGGCGTCAG TCTGGCGGTGGCGGCCATTCCAGAGGGGCTTCCCATCGTGGTGACCGTGACCTTGGCGCTGGGCGTCATGCGCATGGTCAAGAAGCGGGCCATCGTCAAGAAGCTCCCCATCGTGGAGACGCTGA GCTGCTGCAACGTCATCTGTTCGGACAAGACCGGAACGCTGACCAAGAACGAGATGACGGTCACCCAGATGTTCACGTCGGACGGACTCCACGCCGAG GTGACCGGCGTGGGCTACGACGGCGGCGGCGAAGTTTTGGCCGACGGCGAGCTCGTCCACGGCTATTCTCACCCGTCGCTGAGCAAGATCGCCGAG GTGGGCCGCGTGTGTAACGACTCGATCATCAGGAACGGGACCGTGCTGGGCCGACCCACCGAGGGAGCGCTCGTGGCCCTCGCTATGAAG atgggcctggacggcgTCGAGCAGGAGTACGTGCGCGTGGAGGAGCTTCCCTTCACCTCGGACAAGAAGTGGATGGCGGTGCGCTGCGTTCACCGCGCGCGGCAG GACCAGGCGGGGGTGTTTTTCGTGAAGGGCGCCCACGAGCAGGTGATCCGCCTGTGCGCCTCCTACAACAGTCGAGGCGCCGCGCTTCCGCTCAACCAGCAGCAGATAGAACTCTACCGGCAGCAGATCGGCTACATGGGCAGCGCCGGCCTCCGAG TGTTGGCCTTCGCGTCCGGCGACCAGATGGGGGCTCTGACTTTCCTGGGCCTGGTGGGCATCATCGACCCTCCCAGGTCTGGGGTCAAAGAGGCGGTGGGCACGCTGCTGGGCTCGGGGGTCGCCGTCAAGATGATCACCGGAGACTCCCAGGAGACGGCCGCCTCCGTCG CCGGTCGTCTCGGCCTCTCGTCCAAAGGAGGGGAGTGCTTGTCGGGAGAGGAAGTGGACCGTCTGGACCTGCGGCAGCTCTCGCAAATTGTCCCTCGG ATATCCGTTTTCTACAGAGCCAGCCCCAGACACAAGCTCAAGATTGTCAAG TCCCTGCAGAATATCGGCGCGGTGGTGGCCATGACGGGCGACGGCGTCAACGACGCGGTGGCGCTGAAGGCGGCCGACATCGGCGTGGCCATGGGCCGTACGGGGACCGACGTGTGCAAGGAGGCCGCCGACATGATCCTGGTGGACGATGACTTCAACACCATCAT GTCGGCCATCGAGGAGGGAAAAGGAATCTACAACAACATCAAGAACTTTGTGCGCTTCCAACTCAGCAC GAGCATCGCGGCGCTGACCCTCATCTCCTTGGCCACGCTGATGAACTTCCCCAACCCGCTGAACGCCATGCAGATCCTGTGGATCAACATCATCATGGACGGCCCCCCCGCCCAAAG TTTGGGCGTGGAGCCGGTGGACCGGGCGGTGATCCTGAAGCCTCCTCGCAACGTCCGCGACAGCATCATCACGCGAGGCCTCATCCTCAAAGTTTTGGTGTCGGCTTTCATCATCGTCTGCGGGACCCTCTTTGTTTTCTGGAGAGAG CTGCAGGACAACGAGATCACGCCCCGCGACACCACCATGACCTTCACCTGCTTCGTCTTCTTCGACATGTTCAACGCGCTCAGCTCGCGCTCGCAG ACGCGCATGGTGCACGAGCTAGGCCTTTGCAGCAACCGCGCCTTCTGCGTGGCGGTGCTGGCGTCCATCATGGGACAGTTGCTGGTCATCTACTTCCCGCCGCTGCAGAGGGTCTTCCAGACCGAGAGCCTCAGCTTCTTCG ACCTGCTGTTCCTGCTCGTACTGACGTCATCCGTCTGCGTGGTGTCCGAGGCCATCAAGAAAGCGGAGAGGTGGCGAAGCGCGCCCAGGAGGACGCCCGCCGATTGCTTCCATCAGGTATGA
- the atp2c1 gene encoding calcium-transporting ATPase type 2C member 1 isoform X1: MQHQSCANRTVDGANDIFPLALQLSHRHEECGEDEMMVPVLSSKKASELPVNEVASALQANLQYGLSEQEVARRRLFHGWNEFDIGEDEPLWRKYISQFKDPLILLLLASAVISVLMRQFDDAISIAVAIVIVVTVAFVQEYRSEKSLQELGKLVPPQCHCVREGQLRHMLARELVPGDTVCLAVGERVPADLRLFEAADLSVDESSLTGETAPCAKSAARQPSAGEGDIASRANVAFMGTLVRCGKAKGVVIGTGENSEFGEVFKMMQAEEAPKTPLQKSMDLLGKQLSLYSFGIIGVIMLVGWLQGKRIMDMFTIGVSLAVAAIPEGLPIVVTVTLALGVMRMVKKRAIVKKLPIVETLSCCNVICSDKTGTLTKNEMTVTQMFTSDGLHAEVTGVGYDGGGEVLADGELVHGYSHPSLSKIAEVGRVCNDSIIRNGTVLGRPTEGALVALAMKMGLDGVEQEYVRVEELPFTSDKKWMAVRCVHRARQDQAGVFFVKGAHEQVIRLCASYNSRGAALPLNQQQIELYRQQIGYMGSAGLRVLAFASGDQMGALTFLGLVGIIDPPRSGVKEAVGTLLGSGVAVKMITGDSQETAASVAGRLGLSSKGGECLSGEEVDRLDLRQLSQIVPRISVFYRASPRHKLKIVKSLQNIGAVVAMTGDGVNDAVALKAADIGVAMGRTGTDVCKEAADMILVDDDFNTIMSAIEEGKGIYNNIKNFVRFQLSTSIAALTLISLATLMNFPNPLNAMQILWINIIMDGPPAQSLGVEPVDRAVILKPPRNVRDSIITRGLILKVLVSAFIIVCGTLFVFWRELQDNEITPRDTTMTFTCFVFFDMFNALSSRSQTRMVHELGLCSNRAFCVAVLASIMGQLLVIYFPPLQRVFQTESLSFFDLLFLLVLTSSVCVVSEAIKKAERWRSAPRRTPADCFHQV, from the exons CTTTCCCACAGACATGAGGAGTGCGGTGAAGATGAAATGATGGTTCCCGTGCTGAGTTCCAAAAAAGCCAGCGAGCTGCCCGTCAACGAGGTGGCGAGCGCTCTGCAG GCCAACCTCCAGTACGGGCTGAGCGAGCAGGAGGTCGCCCGACGGCGGCTCTTCCACGGCTGGAACGAATTTGACATCGGCGAGGACGAACCGCTATGGAGGAAGTACATCTCGCAG TTCAAAGATCCGCTGATCCTCCTCCTGCTGGCGTCGGCGGTCATCAGCGTCCTCATGCGGCAGTTTGACGACGCCATCAGCATCGCCGTG GCCATCGTCATCGTGGTCACCGTGGCCTTCGTCCAG GAGTATCGCTCGGAGAAGTCTCTACAGGAGCTGGGGAAACTGGTCCCGCCCCAGTGCCACTG CGTTCGCGAGGGGCAGCTGCGGCACATGCTGGCCAGGGAACTGGTCCCGGGCGACACCGTCTGCCTGGCGGTGGGCGAGCGCGTCCCGGCGGACCTGCGCCTTTTCGAG GCCGCCGACCTCTCTGTGGACGAGTCCAGTCTGACGGGCGAGACCGCGCCCTGCGCCAAATCCGCCGCGCGCCAGCCGTCCGCCGGCGAGGGGGACATCGCTTCCCGGGCCAACGTCGCCTTCATGGGAACGCTGGTGCGCTGCGGCAAAGCCAAG GGCGTCGTCATCGGAACCGGAGAGAACTCAGAGTTCGGGGAGGTCTTCAAGATGATGCAAGCCGAGGAG GCTCCCAAGACGCCGCTGCAGAAGAGCATGGACCTGCTGGGAAAGCAGCTCTCCCTCTATTCCTTCGGCATCATCG GCGTCATCATGCTGGTGGGCTGGCTGCAGGGCAAGCGGATCATGGACATGTTCACCATCGGCGTCAG TCTGGCGGTGGCGGCCATTCCAGAGGGGCTTCCCATCGTGGTGACCGTGACCTTGGCGCTGGGCGTCATGCGCATGGTCAAGAAGCGGGCCATCGTCAAGAAGCTCCCCATCGTGGAGACGCTGA GCTGCTGCAACGTCATCTGTTCGGACAAGACCGGAACGCTGACCAAGAACGAGATGACGGTCACCCAGATGTTCACGTCGGACGGACTCCACGCCGAG GTGACCGGCGTGGGCTACGACGGCGGCGGCGAAGTTTTGGCCGACGGCGAGCTCGTCCACGGCTATTCTCACCCGTCGCTGAGCAAGATCGCCGAG GTGGGCCGCGTGTGTAACGACTCGATCATCAGGAACGGGACCGTGCTGGGCCGACCCACCGAGGGAGCGCTCGTGGCCCTCGCTATGAAG atgggcctggacggcgTCGAGCAGGAGTACGTGCGCGTGGAGGAGCTTCCCTTCACCTCGGACAAGAAGTGGATGGCGGTGCGCTGCGTTCACCGCGCGCGGCAG GACCAGGCGGGGGTGTTTTTCGTGAAGGGCGCCCACGAGCAGGTGATCCGCCTGTGCGCCTCCTACAACAGTCGAGGCGCCGCGCTTCCGCTCAACCAGCAGCAGATAGAACTCTACCGGCAGCAGATCGGCTACATGGGCAGCGCCGGCCTCCGAG TGTTGGCCTTCGCGTCCGGCGACCAGATGGGGGCTCTGACTTTCCTGGGCCTGGTGGGCATCATCGACCCTCCCAGGTCTGGGGTCAAAGAGGCGGTGGGCACGCTGCTGGGCTCGGGGGTCGCCGTCAAGATGATCACCGGAGACTCCCAGGAGACGGCCGCCTCCGTCG CCGGTCGTCTCGGCCTCTCGTCCAAAGGAGGGGAGTGCTTGTCGGGAGAGGAAGTGGACCGTCTGGACCTGCGGCAGCTCTCGCAAATTGTCCCTCGG ATATCCGTTTTCTACAGAGCCAGCCCCAGACACAAGCTCAAGATTGTCAAG TCCCTGCAGAATATCGGCGCGGTGGTGGCCATGACGGGCGACGGCGTCAACGACGCGGTGGCGCTGAAGGCGGCCGACATCGGCGTGGCCATGGGCCGTACGGGGACCGACGTGTGCAAGGAGGCCGCCGACATGATCCTGGTGGACGATGACTTCAACACCATCAT GTCGGCCATCGAGGAGGGAAAAGGAATCTACAACAACATCAAGAACTTTGTGCGCTTCCAACTCAGCAC GAGCATCGCGGCGCTGACCCTCATCTCCTTGGCCACGCTGATGAACTTCCCCAACCCGCTGAACGCCATGCAGATCCTGTGGATCAACATCATCATGGACGGCCCCCCCGCCCAAAG TTTGGGCGTGGAGCCGGTGGACCGGGCGGTGATCCTGAAGCCTCCTCGCAACGTCCGCGACAGCATCATCACGCGAGGCCTCATCCTCAAAGTTTTGGTGTCGGCTTTCATCATCGTCTGCGGGACCCTCTTTGTTTTCTGGAGAGAG CTGCAGGACAACGAGATCACGCCCCGCGACACCACCATGACCTTCACCTGCTTCGTCTTCTTCGACATGTTCAACGCGCTCAGCTCGCGCTCGCAG ACGCGCATGGTGCACGAGCTAGGCCTTTGCAGCAACCGCGCCTTCTGCGTGGCGGTGCTGGCGTCCATCATGGGACAGTTGCTGGTCATCTACTTCCCGCCGCTGCAGAGGGTCTTCCAGACCGAGAGCCTCAGCTTCTTCG ACCTGCTGTTCCTGCTCGTACTGACGTCATCCGTCTGCGTGGTGTCCGAGGCCATCAAGAAAGCGGAGAGGTGGCGAAGCGCGCCCAGGAGGACGCCCGCCGATTGCTTCCATCAGGTATGA
- the aldh5a1 gene encoding succinate-semialdehyde dehydrogenase, mitochondrial: protein MTTTRRRLLETMRVAVRRRFSLDASAPLVRTRAYVDGRWVRAPDDFPVLDPGAGTEIARVADCGPEEAKRAVDAAHEAFRQWKDVTAKERSAVLRKWANLMDEHKEDLARIITLESGKPVKESLGEVSYSASFLDWFSEEARRVYGDVVPSPFANRKILLLKQPVGVASIITPWNFPSAMITRKAGAALAAGCAVVVKPAEDTPLSALALAELSHQAGVPAGVFNVVPCSRERTPSVGRVLCTDPLVAKISFTGSTATGKVLLKMAADTVKKVSMELGGHAPFIVFDSADVDEAVRGAMASKFRNSGQTCVCSNRFLVQSSVYDSFLAKLGAAMDRELKVGHGSKPDSTQGPLINGRAAEKVVHQVEDALSRGARLLRGGRRLGGSFVAPTLLADVSVDMLCMREETFGPLVPVVRFETEQEALAIANSSRVGLAGYFYSSDVSQIWRVAEALEVGLVGVNEGLVSTAEASFGGVKESGLGVEGSKYGVDEYLHLKYVCMGGLAG from the exons ATGACGACGACGAGGAGGAGATTGCTGGAGACGATGCGGGTCGCGGTCCGCCGCCGCTTCAGTTTGGACGCTAGCGCACCGCTGGTACGCACGCGGGCCTACGTGGACGGCCGATGGGTGCGCGCGCCGGACGACTTCCCCGTGCTGGATCCCGGCGCCGGAACCGAGATCGCGCGCGTTGCCGATTGCGGGCCGGAAGAGGCCAAACGAGCCGTGGACGCCGCCCACGAAGCTTTCCGCCAATGGAAGGACGTTACGGCGAAG GAGCGCAGCGCGGTGCTGAGGAAGTGGGCCAACCTGATGGATGAGCACAAAGAGGACCTGGCCAGAATCATCACCTTGGAGAGC GGCAAGCCCGTGAAAGAGTCGCTGGGGGAGGTGTCTTATTCGGCGTCCTTCCTAGACTGGTTTTCAGAAGAGGCGCGTCGGGTGTACGGCGACGTGGTGCCTTCGCCCTTCGCGAACCGCAAGATCCTCCTCCTCAAACAGCCGGTGGGCGTGGCCTCCATCATCACTCCG TGGAACTTCCCCAGTGCCATGATAACCAGGAAGGCCGGTGCCGCGCTGGCCGCCGGATGCGCCGTGGTGGTCAAACCGGCGGAGGACACGCCCCTTTCTGCCCTGGCCCTGGCCGAG CTGTCGCACCAGGCGGGCGTTCCCGCCGGCGTCTTCAATGTGGTCCCCTGCTCCAGAGAACGGACCCCCTCGGTGGGGCGCGTCCTGTGCACCGACCCTTTGGTGGCAAAGATCTCATTCACGGGCTCCACCGCCACCGGCAAG GTTTTGCTGAAAATGGCCGCCGACACCGTCAAGAAGGTTTCCATGGAGTTGGGGGGCCACGCCCCTTTCATCGTGTTCGACAGCGCCGACGTGGATGAGGCGGTGCGAGGGGCTATGGCCTCCAAGTTCAGGAACTCTGGGCAG ACGTGCGTGTGCTCCAACCGCTTCCTGGTGCAGAGCTCTGTCTACGACAGCTTCTTGGCCAAGTTGGGCGCCGCCATGGACCGCGAGCTCAAGGTGGGACACGGCAGCAAACCGGACTCCACGCAGGGGCCGCTCATCAACGGCAGGGCGGCGGAGAAG GTCGTCCACCAGGTGGAGGACGCGCTCTCTCGGGGGGCCCGGCTCCTCCGGGGCGGCCGCCGTCTTGGCGGCTCCTTCGTCGCGCCCACGCTGCTGGCGGACGTCAGCGTCGACATGTTGTGCATGCGAGAGGAAACCTTCGGGCCCCTGGTGCCCGTAGTCAG GTTTGAGACGGAACAGGAAGCGCTCGCTATCGCCAACTCGTCCCGAGTGGGCCTGGCAG GTTATTTCTACTCGTCGGACGTGTCTCAGATCTGGCGAGTGGCCGAGGCCTTGGAGGTGGGTCTGGTGGGAGTCAACGAGGGTCTGGTATCTACCGCCGAGGCCAGCTTCGGGGGCGTCAAGGAGTCCGGTCTGGGCGTCGAGGGCTCCAAGTACGGCGTGGACGAGTACCTCCACCTCAAGTACGTCTGCATGGGCGGCTTGGCCGGCTAG